tttgtgctttttttctgtggagGGAAATATGGCTTCTAAATGTGTGTTAAATTCACCAGTAAGGAATCTTTGGCCACAGCTGACGGTGCTGACACTCCATCTGCAGGTCATCATAGGAGAGAATGACCTGCTGACCTCCAGACCAACAGGAACGCAACGTGGGAGTGTCCTGCACACACAGCACATGCACATAAAGTTCACAGATAACGTGTGTCTTCAGGAGATGCTTTGATTCTTAACCTGTGACGAACAGAGCTTCTTGCTGAAGAGCGAGAGGATGAAGTCCACCAGCTGGACGTGATCTTCATCAGTCAGAGACTCAAAGTGAGAGCAGGAGATGATGATGACCTCTTTGGGATGAGCGTCCAGCCACAACgccagctcctccagagcctcctacacacacagacacacatgaaCCCAGAATAAAGAACCCAGCTTTTCTTCTGTCCAGAGGTGGGTAGTAATAGTTgctcaattacatttacatgagtaacttttttgagaaaatgtacttttaggagtatttgttattatgctgtactttttacttttacttgagtaattttattatgaagtattaaaactcttacttgagtaaaatttctggattctctacccactgaatgaaaaacaggtttaaccaaaacttcaccagacagcgacacacacctgcagctttttttattagtcatttttaaaggtttttttctgcCTGATTTCGTTGTTTTTCGTTACTTtctataaattattgtcattttggtccttaaaatacctaaatttcgatttaactttacattttggtccgcctgattgtgtaatttttaaatactgaattattttggttacaatcagttactcagtacttgcatagacatttttaccaaatattgtTTACGCTTGAGTAATTTCTAGGATGGCTActgtttacttttacttgagtaaaaatatgttgaagtagttcttCTCTTTACGCCTCTGCTTCTGTCTCCACACACCTTGACGCACGTCAGCGTGTAGATCCCGTGGGCGAAGAACAaactgctgccccctgctggcttcCTGGCGATCCGCAGGTCCAAGTAGCGAATACCGAGCTCACACTGATGCCAGAGGACAGATTGCTGCAAGAAAAAGATATCATAAAGATGACCACTAAAAGACATGAAACGAAGATTTATATCAGACCCCGGTACCTGTGTGGTGGACCAGCGGTAAATACAGGGTCGGGTCAAGCAGGGGAAAAGTCGGTCCGTTATCCGGAGAAGCCAGGGCTCCGATCTGAGCACCGGGGAGGACATGTCCAGGCAGAAGGACATGCTGTCATGACTCCCTGTTACACACAGATGGTTagtattaacatttaaaacatttaggtaTTTCCTGAGCGGTTCGGGTGTTACCAGGAATAGCCAGGTTCCAAAGCGGGACGTCCAGGAGCTCCTCCGGGAGACTTGACATCCAGTCTGAGTTTCCTCCTCCGACATCCTCCCGCTGGTTGTCCCCCATCTATAACTCTCTGCTGTTTCTCTCATTTCATtatcaaaaagagaaaaaatgtgtaaGAATACTGCTTAACCCCGTTTAGAATCCAACACGTATTTGTTTACAtacacttcctgttttcaactttttcttcttgGCTACAGTAACAACGCAAAAACAACGCAGCAGCGCCACCAATAGACGTGGAATGATGTTGCAGCTCACCAAAGGATAAACACTCAATTTATCGaaactttgtatttcttttagtaaataatgacattttaatgcaaagttagattaaaatattacatgttttGATCTAAAACATGTAATGTCTAAACTCCAGCGTTGGGTTTTAGTCGTTTCTCTGGTTCAGCTCACCAGATAGAAATcaacagaagaaaaggaaatgaCCTTTATTATCCAACAGAAGGGAAATTGAGATGTAAAAGCAAGTTTACACaaaataccaaaacattttataataaaaacaagattaacagtaaaaatgtattgaacaAGACTACTGCATGTGCCGTTATCAGAATAGAAATATACAATCCTAAGGATGTGCAGGTGAatacaatgatttttttaaatatgcagaTATGTGGCACTATCTACTATGTGAATTCTTAGGTGGGTCTCAATAACttaaaatatctttgaaaagTTTCTATTTTAGTCATTTGATTCAAAAGCTGAAACTCTTGAGATTTGCCACTTACCTTTTGTATTAGTCTTATGTTAaattgtatttctgaaaaatacaatttaatgttcttttttacGTATTTTGCTCCTTAACCCATCAAACATTGAATTGAAAATTGGCAATTAATTTAGATTCATGCACAGTTGTAGTGAAAGAAATGTGAGCCtgtttaaacagattattttaggATTTGTAGTTGTTTGGGAAAGGCTTCAAAAACTTTCCAAACGTGTGTGCATCTATAATTTTGTGCGTTTTAACCACTAGGCAGCAGGAATTGACTCAActagttttcagttttcattcttGTGACTTTCTGAAATGTAATAATGATGGAGGTAAAGCTGGAGGATTTGATCCTGACCATGAAGGCAGAAGCTCCAGAAAACTTTCAGGACTAATAAGGAAGATCAAGAAGCACATGATCCCTGTTTTTCCAGGCATTTGATTTTCCTATTACatgcactttgtgtttttgtgcaagacttttaaaaacaaagatttaaaaatctcaaattgtTCTAAAGCCAAGATAAGTATTAGTTTTTACCTACTATTTCctcctttttaaaaacactttttctaaataaatatttccacatgtgaaTTTATTTAGGCTTTTAGAGATTTTCTGCTGACCAGAATCAGCAAAAATATAATCTCAGAGAttcacaacattaaaaatatataaaatcccTCCAGGACCCCAAAGATGAACAAAAAGGTTTTAGCTAAgctgaacttttaaaattatggttaaaaacatcatattattaaaaaaataacatgtaaaaaatgATATAACATGAGACTTCACACAACTACAAGCATTCAAGAAGgcaaacagagacaaaaacagaaaaataagtaaacaaaatgCATTGAGGACTTTAACCAGATGCACAACAGCAATACTATTTacaaaacttaatatttagcatttaatcaaatttagCTTTTGTCATATGATGAACAGTGAGTCTTTATTGATTAAACTAGTTTACATCAGAAATGCAGCAGCTAATAAAAGTGATTGTAGAGTTCCAGTCTTGACTTGAAGACCAAATGAACAACATATGGTCTTTAACTAGACTCCTCTGTGTGTGAATGGGCCTGGAGAGGCTAATCAGATCAGGCCACAGTTCATAAAACTTCCCAGAATTCCCCTGTTCGACTCCAAGGAAGCAGATGGTAAAACTAATCATGTAAGCGCTTCGCCTGGGTTCCTACCAGCAGTGGTTTACTCTGCAGGAAAGGAAATAAGAAAACCTAAATATTAAGTCGAGTAACTAAACGTAAAACACagatattaaattaaacaaggatattttttcacattcctttaaattttttgcttttaaaaggTTTAATCATGCATGAAACAGTATCTGAAACTACTTTGGATTTATTGGGGATAGgagtgaataaaaatgaaaagaaagaaaccactGACAGAGACTCCTTAACACTGTTACACATTTTCTCAGTTCAGTATCTAATTCACAAAGCAAATAGCTCTAATTACTTATCAACAAGTTCTATACATTTAGCAGGAGTTAACGCCAggttgctttgttttctgtttaatttttgtaaaactactttcagttgaaaccagattAATGCATTTTCTGTATAAGCAcacatttagtattttttttccttgtcaaAAATGAAATTCGACTAAATTATTcctatttttgtacatttagcattacaaaaatatttctcattactcaatctcagaaaatgtttttaaaatttattcagCATCTAAATGCACTAAAATTACTGAAACTTTAAACACACATAAGCGAGTATCTTGCACTTTCATGGACTGAAATGTCACTTaaagaggaagaagccatttctccaaaagcagcataaatatatattatgtgttatttttagtTTACACAACACTGGCGTCATGTATGCAcataaaacaatcaaagaggttaaaatggcaaaataaaaattcctCTTGGTTAAAAATTACTCTTTTTTCTCTAAATAGAATCATGATTTCAGAATTAATATTAAGttgaagacaggaagtggacagATTTAGCAATAAAGTAATTtgaaaaacatgactttaaaatAAGTCAAGTGATAAAAGGAATCGTTTAACAGACCTGCTGGAGGAGTCTGGAAATAATGTGGTTTTAAgttgatttattaaaactgaaaacatgcaaTGTTTTTCCAAAGAAGGTTTGTTACCTGATGTCACCCAGAAAAACTTgcagctttattgtttttttctcaaggAACTACATAATGTGCCGTTTATAGATAATTATGTTATTTCTTTGCTAAATGTAAGTGAAGAGAAGATTTCAGCAgtcaaattaattcaaaaagcaaattgttttttgtggctaatttaataattaaacttGAAGATTTACAATCTTCTTTCATGTCTTACACCATCATACACATTCCTGTCATTTAGTCTGCAGAATACAGACCCTGATTTGTTTCTCTATGGAAAATCAGGAACAGGAAGGAGGCTAAATGAAACATCTGATTCATAATTTGACTAATATCCTAAttataaactttttaaactgagcTCAGATGTATGACCTGCTTCTGTTTTCttgaaatgtggaaataaaaatcaaattggACAGAAAAAATAGACAACTAAATGCATACCAGCATCAGCATTCCAGTTTTtctggaaagtattcacattttccacattttggttTGTTGCAGCCTCTTTCCAAATTGTATTCAATTAACTGCTGATGTTTGTCACATGTAGCTACAAAAATTGATCCAAATTTAAATCAGGTTTTCGGCAgtaattaaaagtgaaatcCTGTGAAATAGATCCTAATGTGTAGCTCCCACAAGAACCGCCATCTTGGCAGGCTGCATGTCCTCCTTAGCTAGCAGATagaagctacattagctaagtTAATTTGAGGGCTGtgcaatattttaaagcattacaaagtTCCTGCCTTTGTTTACGTTTAACTATATTTATACTTAAACCTTGTGATTAGTTTTGGATCAGTATGTTCTCACCACACCAGAGGTAACAGTATGTTTACCTGGCTATTGCTAATCAGCTGACCTGCAGAACAAAAGGCCCTTTCACAGGTTAAATCTCATTCtacttttatcttatttattgtttaccctccttcttttgtttggtttatcTGGTGTTATTTCATTATCTAATGTGTCAGCCATGATATATCAAAATACATTCCTCACATGGGTTAAATTAGATGGTCTAAGGCTAAACGACGTTAAGGAAGTGAATACCGGACACAGAAGTGGACAATTtggcaaaaatacatttaatttgtgactcaaaaccaaaatgtagctgaatacattttttgttactgTTTATGTAAGCTATGTCAGGTCAAATTTAGACAGATATAAAGGATATGTTTTGTCAGTATGTGAAAAATATCTGAGCAGTTTTGTCTCCTGGAAACTCTGCGACGCTACGTAATTATGTTAAACTATCATCTTTATTAGATTTGGATTAAATTGAGCCTTCTTATCACAAAGTAGCAGCTTCACAGTAGGTAAAGCCAACAGCCAACAATCAACCCTTCCAGGCTTCGCATCGTCTTGTGATGTGAAGAAAATTTTATTCATAAGAATTTGATGATGTGCTGACAGGTTTGAGAAAAGATATTCACAGCTTCCAGTCATATGCTCACAAGTTAATTACATTAACAATCCATGTGGTTGTcagttcagatttaaaaaatacattgtaaGTGAGGTGTTTACTTCCACTCATTGTGGCGTAATCATTTTGGGCTTTTGATGTTTATATAAATTGTGTAAGATTTATGCAACACACAACtaaaataatgttgaaaaacacaaatttggtgcttaatttttaatttttggtgGATTTCTTTCAATCTATATACCctcaaatatttgatatttaaagttttacttcATTTATATATGCAAACATGAAAGTGgaataataattcaagatattTAACTCCTCATCTTGGCAGACGTTAATTCAGTTTTGTTGGTaaaatttattcactttttgAGATTATTTCATCCAATCTGAAATCagttttgatgtttattttgaaccATTTTCTGCTCACAACCTTTAACTATGTCAAAGTATTAACATTATGTTGAAAAATCCTtcacttttccttccactttatgCAATACAGCGATTCCACTGGAAATAAAAGACACAATGTAAAACTGCTTCCACTGTGGATGGTCACTCTCATGTTTTGATATTCACCAGTTATTATGGGATGGTTCCTGAACCTCCAAAcctttcatctgaaaatgaatatttagtttagatGGTTAATCAGAACTagttttggaataaaaaagcagactaaactttactgaaaatgtgattaatgtgacttttaagTTTAATTCTGCCAGaaaaaattttcagaaaatacgTCAGATGCTAATATATAGATGTGTTATAATggtatttaacatttaaaaaataaaaaacagtgcTTTCATTGTAGTGGTGTAGGAAATATTGGTGTGCAGAACAGGTAGTGTTAAAATTTCATCACTTTATCatcattaaaatgtgtttttgttcttctgttttgaaaatgtaatcagtttGCTGTGATTTTTATACAGGCTGAATGTAAACCAGCCTGCCTCCTCCGATCAGGCCACCCGTCTCCACCCTCCTGCTCTGTCACGGGTCTCGATTTAATAAGAAACACCAAGTACTCTGTACAGTAGATACCTCTGGTCTCAGACGGCAACCAAGCCAGGCAGGTAAGACCTTCATGGtttcttctaatttattttctccGTGGGGAAAAATCGTAACTTTTTCAACAATGTTGGTGTTTATTTGTTGAAGTTTGTACAATTACCTGAGCCACAAGTCACAGGGATTTAGAAGGGATGACAATAAGGGCAAGAAGAGAGGATGGtgttcactgcaaaacaaaGGGAGTAAATCTGGTTTACAGAAGTCTACCACTCAGTTTCTATAGAAATAGAGGTATTTCATATCAATATGGATGATTAAACTGGTTTCAGAGAAGTTACTGGTGTCATGTAGAGTAGAAAGACTTCTTAAGGGGTTCTGCATTTGCTTTTGGGAAACTTAGAAACCAAAGATATTTGGATTTGTTTTAGAGTTCTCAGATTGACACAAATATACTCTGGAGGTAAAACCACCTGCCAATTTatgacatttaatattttagatgtgcTCTATGAAGAAATCTTTGAATAGGATAATATTCTCCTAATAATTTGGAGTTAAGCTCCACTGTACAATTAATAAATACTGAATAGGCGGGAATAAACACTGCAAAGCACAACTGGTTTGTAAGAACTGTTGGTTGTATCTTGATCCCAAATTTGGGATTAGGAGCAATTTGGCTCAACTACAACATATTGAGACAGTAAGGGCAAGTTAAGGTATTGTTTTATGAGTGTATTTCCAATGCTTCAATCAGGGACTGAAGGATTGCAACCATATAATCATCATATAAccatataattatataatttcaATTAATAAAGTGGAATTTACTCTAGAGTTTGTGGCATTTCTCTGCTAATTTGTTGAATGTAGTATTTAATTAAATGGTTGTTGAGGATTAAATGCTTTGAGGACTGGGTCTGGTGCAGGTTAATgtaattaaatgattttatgaCCACATGATCTTGAGGATTTACGGTTTTCCTTTGTAAAACTACAAATCTCTAGGATTCCAGGAACTCAATCTGATCTTTATATTCTATGTCGTAAATCATTCTGTGAGGTTATGTAATTACAACCGTTGtcttttaaactaattttattttattttgcagaggAAAAGACTCCGCGGGGAGATCTGAGTCAAAATGTCTGAGCGCTATGACTGCACAGAGTGCAAGGACTCTTTGTATGGACAGAAGTACATCCTGAGGGAGGAATATCCTTACTGCATCAAGTGCTATGAGCCACTTTTCTCCAGCAACTGTGAAAAGTGCAAGAAGCTCATTAGCTGCACCAGCAAGGTGATacatccatgttttttttttctttaactccAGTGTAGATCCAACATTTTGTTGCTGGTCAACTTCTGTGACTTTTTTACAtggttttgtttaaatgaaGAACCACAGTTAAtcttgaattaaaatatttctccatcattttaattttttaaggtTAAAATACATAAAGTGTGAATTTCTTCTGGAGGACAAATCAAAACAGTGGCTATTTGTTGTAACCAATAAGAAAGAATGTCCTCTGTacattttcactgcaatcaTTGTCTGACCAAATGTTTGCCATTAAGGAAAAGTTCataattaaatcagaaataGTCCCACAACCTTAACATTGCTGGTTCATGGAGGTGTAAGAGTCAATTTTATTCAATTCCTGTAACATGTTGCTATCTAATAGAAGTGCAGACTTGTCTtcagttgttgcttttctttatttcaattCTTAGAacagaaaatgataaaattctATCATTTTTGGAGTAAATTTTAGGACTACggaaatgttttccttctttatGTAACTAGCAACTAGCAACTAGCTAAtacataaagaaagaaaacataaataaggaAAACAAGTGCAGATTCAGTTTCAGCTGTTCTACTTTCTATTTCATTGTTACTCTACATCAGATATGGGTTCACAGACAAGGAGTTGTACACTGGTTGTTTTCTCACTTCCTGTAGCAGCTAGCTGTGCTGCAATGCTAATAAAAGCAGGTGTGTAAATAGGAATAACAAGCTGAGATTcagtttcagctgttctgttgtcttccaataaaaaaattcaaaatactgAATATAACATAGTATTCCTGCTagcattttaatattattatacatttaaaaatattgtatttgcAATTGTGGGTTGTATAAAACAGCAAACTGAGAGTTGGTTATTTCTgcctcatttttatttctggacatttttcacattttctgcaaCCAGCTCTGCCTCAGTGCTAACACTAAACGAGTGGTAACtttcattcttttaaaatatctatttaaatTTGTCCCTGATGGAATAtttaggtcaaaataaaaattgtgaaCTTCTTGACTTTCTTTCGAAGGATCTGTCCTTCAAGGACCGTCACTGGCACAGTGAATGCTTCCTCTGCAACAACTGCAGCCGCTCTCTGGTCGACAAACCGTTTGCCACCAAAAACAACCTCCTGATGTGCACCGACTGCTACGCCACTGAGTATTCCTCCAAGTGCCATGCCTGCCTGAAGACCATCATGCCAGGTACAAGAAACATTCCTTATACTGTTGCTCCAATAGTTTAGTGCAcaggtgtccaaagtgcggcccagGGGCCATTTGCGGGCCTCTGAAGGATTTTAATCAACCCCAGACCTCAAATGTATAATTGACAAACTGGTCTGCAAGCATAATTGTTTGATGCAGATGGacacttttgtatttttagggtaattattttttaaatagatacattttttttacaattcaggtgcagaaaaataaattagaatttatttacaaagtttttaccTCTATTTTAATTTTGGAGTAACCAGAACCAAAGTTATTAACTTAATTTTACTTAAAAGCAATTCTTGTGGtccaaataagaaaataatcaaccCCCCCAAAGATTTTAAACAGTGAAGGTTGTTTTAATGTATCTACAATGATTCACAGAtccattttctataaaaaaaatatagatttttatttcaatgtaatttaaatttcttagtttattattgatacaaaagacataaaaagtttgttttaaaatgtttttcagcttAACCATTTTGTCCCTCATGGGAAAAAGTTTGAACACCACTGATTTAGTTTGAAAGAAGATTAATATAAAATCAAAGATATATGCATTTCAATATTCTCGTTTCAGGCACCAAGAAGATGGAGCATAAGGGGAACAGTTGGCATGAGAATTGTTTCATCTGCAGATTCTGCCAGCAGACTATTGGCACCAAGAGCTTTGTGAAGAAGGACGGAAACAACTACTGTCTGGCCTGCTATGAGAAACTGTTTGCCCTGCAGTGTGTCCACTGCAAGAAGGTTAACATCCTCACAATGTTCCATTGCAATTTCCGCCGTTGAACCAGTTACAATGTTCTGCAAATATATGGTCATACTGGGTTTTACTGAGGAGCTGAAAGTTGGTGCTACAAAGACTCGCATGTATAATACATAACAAATATGAGCAACAAACAGATGGTCAGGCAGGCGGGAGTCGTGGCGCAGACGGGAGAAAAAGTCAGCAACAAACAGCCAAGATGGCTGCAAAGTGTGATGTCAGAgtgatgcagaaaaatgtttaaatctacTAATTCAGAGGACATTTGCTGAAAATATCTGTAGCTATGTAACATAATGTGTTTTAACATGAActataacagattttaaatgattaattttgcTAGTGAACCAACATAAGCAGTTTGATTTCTTTCAGACTCTAAAAACAAGTCAGCTACTCACCTTGGTAATTTCTCATTCGGTATGTTTGGTGGGTAATTTTTAGTGTTTACAATTGAATGtaattgtaaaacaaataatttagaCTCATTAGTTTTATGATAGCTAACTGTTATCTTTAATCACAGGTTGGCAAATAAAATTACtaattaacttttatctttaataccaattatgttttatctttagGATCATTAGCCTTCAGTTAGCCTTTAGCTTTATTTACTAATAGTTTTATAATACTTAGCTATTAGCTTTAATGTTAGTTAGATTTGATCTTTAATTCCATTTAAGGTATTTAAGTTTGTGATATTAGTTTTTAGCTTCAACTCAAACCAGGCTGATtagttttataacattttaaatttttaagcTTTAATTGGAGTTAATTAACTTCTTGAGAGTTAGTTAGACTTTACCTTCAagataattgaaaaataattacatttttgctttactttaaaatataataaaatataacttgttttttgtctttattataaTATGATTTAATGGCAATAATTCTGCAGCTCTCTaatgtattgtgtttttattttcacttctgttCCTGAATTAAGTGTCGCAACCAAAAAATATTGCTATAACTACAgtgtttttgtcataaaatcaaaaatttcaATGGCAAAACTagaatttttgaaaataatttctcatttgtttgttttgctttgttttccttcgATCCTTTAGCCCATTACGACTGGAGGAGTGAGCTACCATGACCAGCCGTGGCATAAGGAATGCTTTGTTTGTGCTGGATGCAAAATGCAGCTGGCTGGGCAGAGATTCACCTCTCGAGACGACGCCACCTACTGCCTCGAGTGTTTCTGCAACCTGTTTGCAAAGAAATGTGCCCACTGCACCAACCCAATCAGTGGTAAAATGACCTTGCACAAATATTCAGATACTAGTTTaggttttgaaaaaaaaagtttcaagtcACAGCAGAAACTATaagttttgtttcagttttttagtttggaaataaagctgaaaagaTTCACCAAAACCATTTTTGAACTGTAATTGGTTCAATTTTAACACCTTCCATCTAAACTCAACATTCTCTAGATTATATGCTTAACTTGGGATCTGGTGTGTCCAATCACCATCAATTACAGAgttattgcataaaaaaaaaaaaatcatgggactcctctctgctgtttttaCCTCAGGTCTCGGGGGCAGCAAGTACATCTCATTTGAGGATCGACAGTGGCACAACGACTGCTTCAACTGCCAAAAATGCAGCTCGTCGATGGTTGGTCGAGGCTTCCTGACGTTCAAAAACGACATCCTCTGTCCTGACTGTGGCAAAGACCTCTGAGGGGTCACCGGCACCCAGGAGGCAAACCAGTTTGACGGCCAATCGAGACAACTCGGCAGAATATTCAAACTATGACGATTATTTTCCAGTTTAATGAATATTAACCAGCATGATGtctttctttggttttaattgAGAAACTGGAACCAGTTTTAAGCAATAGTTTGTCTTaaagatcaaatgaaaaactacATAAATATCAGTTTGAAGTGAAAACCTTTGCTGCCTAATTTCTTCTATGTTTAACagtatttaagcatttttattaaatagtaATGTCATATAGGTTTTCCTACTAATTCTTCTCTGTCTAATCATTTTGGATGTTTCATCTGTAGGTATTCCTGGATGTCAGTAGAATTAAAAGTCTATTATTCTCAATTATTTGTCAGTCaaaataagttttgt
This region of Xiphophorus hellerii strain 12219 chromosome 24, Xiphophorus_hellerii-4.1, whole genome shotgun sequence genomic DNA includes:
- the LOC116715919 gene encoding PI-PLC X domain-containing protein 1-like, coding for MGDNQREDVGGGNSDWMSSLPEELLDVPLWNLAIPGSHDSMSFCLDMSSPVLRSEPWLLRITDRLFPCLTRPCIYRWSTTQQSVLWHQCELGIRYLDLRIARKPAGGSSLFFAHGIYTLTCVKEALEELALWLDAHPKEVIIISCSHFESLTDEDHVQLVDFILSLFSKKLCSSQDTPTLRSCWSGGQQVILSYDDLQMECQHRQLWPKIPYWYADSPDPKKVITYLEEKKRKGRPGSFYVSGLNLTEDALYILLHPLQNLRTMTMEALSPLLRWTAEQRPGPGVGGVNIVCCDFVGFSRFCSIVIDLNFKLLKAAARTSSGSQLPLG
- the LOC116715499 gene encoding PI-PLC X domain-containing protein 1-like; amino-acid sequence: MGDNQREDVGGGNSDWMSSLPEELLDVPLWNLAIPGSHDSMSFCLDMSSPVLRSEPWLLRITDRLFPCLTRPCIYRWSTTQQSVLWHQCELGIRYLDLRIARKPAGGSSLFFAHGIYTLTCVKEALEELALWLDAHPKEVIIISCSHFESLTDEDHVQLVDFILSLFSKKLCSSQDTPTLRSCWSGGQQVILSYDDLQMECQHRQLWPKIPYWYADSPDPKKVITYLEEKKRKGSFYVSGLNLTEDALYILLHPLQNLRTMTMEALSPLLRWTAEQRPGPGVGGVNIVCCDFVGFSRFCSIVIDLNFKLLKAAARTSSGSQLPLG
- the LOC116715925 gene encoding four and a half LIM domains protein 2-like: MSERYDCTECKDSLYGQKYILREEYPYCIKCYEPLFSSNCEKCKKLISCTSKDLSFKDRHWHSECFLCNNCSRSLVDKPFATKNNLLMCTDCYATEYSSKCHACLKTIMPGTKKMEHKGNSWHENCFICRFCQQTIGTKSFVKKDGNNYCLACYEKLFALQCVHCKKPITTGGVSYHDQPWHKECFVCAGCKMQLAGQRFTSRDDATYCLECFCNLFAKKCAHCTNPISGLGGSKYISFEDRQWHNDCFNCQKCSSSMVGRGFLTFKNDILCPDCGKDL